One part of the Alistipes onderdonkii genome encodes these proteins:
- a CDS encoding DUF3876 domain-containing protein produces MYRKCIGSDPTAARLDFALYEVAGEWESRSGSPRVRIYRNPGRRGGGFYVEVSYKDGTRFSRPVRKYCGGIRYFDLYGYVALAYDAGREVLQLSAYGDYYRASE; encoded by the coding sequence ATGTATCGCAAGTGTATCGGATCAGACCCCACGGCGGCGCGTTTGGACTTCGCGCTGTACGAGGTGGCGGGCGAGTGGGAAAGCCGCTCGGGTTCTCCCCGGGTTCGCATCTACCGCAACCCGGGACGCCGGGGCGGCGGTTTTTACGTGGAGGTGTCCTACAAGGACGGGACACGCTTCTCCCGTCCCGTGAGGAAGTATTGTGGAGGTATCCGTTACTTCGACCTTTACGGGTATGTCGCCCTGGCCTACGATGCGGGGCGCGAGGTGCTCCAGCTCTCCGCCTACGGGGATTATTACCGGGCGTCGGAATGA
- a CDS encoding DUF4141 domain-containing protein, protein MKRLILTLFVGLLCFTYQAKAQWTVIDPSNLVQNIKSAVQSSTTATNMVKSLQESIKIYNQSKAYYDALKSVHNIIKDARKVKLTLEMVSEITEIYTSGFNRMVSDPNFTVDELAAISAGYARLLEEGGALVAELKTVITGGNGLSLSDKERMDVVDQVYTKMLEYRNLTRYYTRKTISVSFIRSREKGDAHRVLALYGNPNDRYW, encoded by the coding sequence ATGAAACGATTGATTTTAACGCTGTTCGTGGGGCTTCTTTGCTTCACGTACCAGGCAAAAGCGCAGTGGACGGTCATCGACCCGTCGAACCTCGTTCAGAACATCAAGAGCGCGGTTCAAAGCTCGACCACGGCGACCAACATGGTCAAGTCGCTGCAAGAGAGTATCAAGATTTATAACCAGAGCAAGGCTTACTACGACGCCCTCAAATCGGTGCATAACATCATCAAGGATGCCCGGAAGGTGAAGCTGACGCTCGAAATGGTCAGCGAGATCACGGAAATCTACACCTCGGGATTCAACCGTATGGTTTCAGACCCGAACTTCACGGTGGACGAGCTGGCGGCGATCTCGGCGGGTTACGCCCGGTTGCTGGAGGAGGGCGGCGCGCTGGTGGCGGAACTCAAGACGGTCATAACCGGCGGCAACGGCCTCTCGCTCTCGGACAAGGAGCGGATGGACGTGGTGGATCAGGTTTACACGAAGATGCTGGAGTACCGCAACCTCACGCGCTATTACACGCGCAAGACCATCTCCGTGTCCTTCATCCGCAGCCGCGAAAAGGGCGACGCGCACCGGGTGCTGGCACTTTACGGGAACCCGAACGACAGATATTGGTAA
- the traJ gene encoding conjugative transposon protein TraJ gives MDFDNLHQVLRNLYQEMMPLCGDMIGVAKGIAGLGALFYVAYRVWKALASAEPIDVFPLLRPFAIGLCVMFFPTVVLGTINAVMSPVVQGTHAILEGQTLDLQAYQQQKDDLEAEARRREGKAWLVDDEVYEQRLADMGITDLGEIISMWAERTWYDIKAGFRQLVRDFFELLFNAAGLTIDTLRTFFLVVLSILGPLSFALSIYDGFHSTLASWISRYISVYLWLPIADLFSAVLAKIQTLMLQADVLALQDPNYIPDSGSGVYIIFLIIGIIGYFTIPTVAEWVIQSGGAGGAMGGINKAGAFATGVAGGIAGNMIGRTFGRRGGGGSSSGNGGGGPASGSAPNGRNLATQGNNNHS, from the coding sequence ATGGATTTCGACAATTTACACCAGGTTCTCCGGAACCTGTATCAGGAGATGATGCCGCTATGCGGCGACATGATCGGGGTGGCGAAAGGTATCGCCGGCCTGGGTGCGCTCTTTTACGTGGCTTACCGGGTATGGAAGGCACTGGCCAGCGCGGAGCCTATCGACGTGTTCCCGCTCCTGCGGCCTTTCGCCATCGGCTTGTGCGTGATGTTCTTTCCCACCGTGGTTCTGGGGACGATCAACGCCGTGATGTCGCCCGTGGTGCAGGGCACGCACGCCATACTGGAGGGGCAGACATTGGATTTGCAGGCATACCAGCAACAGAAGGACGATTTGGAAGCCGAGGCCCGCAGGCGCGAGGGCAAGGCTTGGTTAGTGGACGACGAGGTGTATGAACAACGGCTTGCGGATATGGGTATCACGGATTTGGGCGAGATTATCAGCATGTGGGCCGAACGCACGTGGTACGACATCAAGGCCGGTTTCCGGCAGCTTGTCCGGGACTTCTTCGAGTTGTTGTTCAACGCCGCGGGGCTTACCATCGACACGCTGCGGACATTCTTTTTAGTCGTGCTGTCGATTCTGGGGCCCTTGTCGTTCGCCCTCTCCATTTACGACGGCTTCCACTCGACGCTCGCGAGCTGGATTTCCCGCTATATCAGCGTGTACCTTTGGCTTCCCATCGCCGACCTGTTCTCCGCGGTGCTGGCCAAGATCCAGACGTTGATGCTCCAGGCGGACGTCCTGGCCCTGCAAGACCCCAACTACATTCCCGACAGCGGCAGCGGTGTCTATATTATCTTTTTGATTATAGGTATCATAGGCTATTTCACGATCCCCACCGTTGCCGAGTGGGTGATCCAGTCGGGCGGAGCCGGCGGGGCTATGGGCGGTATCAACAAGGCCGGGGCATTCGCCACGGGTGTCGCGGGCGGTATCGCCGGCAACATGATCGGCCGCACGTTCGGGCGTCGCGGCGGTGGCGGTTCCTCCTCCGGTAACGGCGGCGGTGGCCCGGCTTCGGGCAGTGCCCCCAACGGGCGCAACCTGGCAACACAAGGTAACAATAATCATTCATAA
- the traK gene encoding conjugative transposon protein TraK, with translation MEFKSLKNIETSFRQIRLFGIVFLCLCALVSVFSVVASFRFAEKQREKIYVLDGGKSLMLALSQDLSQNRPVEAREHIRRFHELFFTLSPDRAAIESNINRALFLVDKSAFAYYQDMQEKGYYNRVVSGNISQRIEVDSVVCDFNAYPYRAMTYARQMIVRESNITERSLVTRCELINSGRSDNNPQGFIMEKFEILENRDLRTLKR, from the coding sequence ATGGAATTCAAGTCATTAAAAAACATCGAAACAAGTTTCAGGCAGATTCGGCTTTTCGGTATCGTGTTCCTCTGCCTGTGCGCGCTGGTATCCGTGTTCAGCGTGGTCGCGAGCTTCCGTTTCGCCGAAAAGCAGCGCGAGAAGATCTACGTCCTGGACGGGGGCAAGTCGCTGATGCTGGCGCTCTCGCAGGATTTGAGCCAGAACCGCCCCGTGGAGGCGCGCGAACATATCCGGCGTTTTCACGAGTTGTTCTTCACCCTCTCGCCCGACCGTGCGGCCATCGAGAGCAACATCAACCGCGCGCTGTTCCTGGTCGATAAGAGCGCCTTCGCCTATTACCAGGACATGCAGGAGAAAGGTTACTACAACCGTGTGGTGTCGGGGAACATCAGCCAGCGTATCGAGGTGGACTCCGTGGTGTGCGACTTCAACGCCTATCCCTACCGGGCCATGACCTATGCCCGGCAAATGATTGTCCGCGAGAGCAACATCACCGAGCGTTCGCTGGTCACGCGCTGCGAGCTGATCAACTCGGGGCGTTCGGACAATAACCCGCAGGGTTTCATCATGGAGAAATTCGAGATTCTGGAGAACCGCGATTTACGTACATTAAAAAGATAA
- a CDS encoding TraL conjugative transposon family protein produces MAKKRIKAFGEWVEDHLRRACGALSPDKRIIVILTLLLFFSVLSLYFTVSSIYRFGKGAGERMQIRHIERLELELRQRQEADSVKHLKDFNYDDERKTE; encoded by the coding sequence ATGGCAAAGAAGAGAATAAAGGCTTTCGGGGAGTGGGTCGAAGACCACCTGCGCCGCGCTTGCGGGGCACTCTCGCCCGATAAGCGGATTATCGTGATCCTCACGCTGCTCTTGTTCTTTTCCGTCTTGTCGCTCTACTTTACCGTGTCTTCCATCTACCGCTTCGGCAAGGGAGCCGGGGAACGGATGCAGATACGGCATATCGAGCGGCTGGAACTGGAATTAAGACAACGGCAGGAGGCCGACAGTGTAAAACATCTAAAAGATTTCAATTATGACGACGAACGAAAAACAGAATAA
- the traM gene encoding conjugative transposon protein TraM: protein MTTNEKQNKQPEAGKKELTPRQIQMRKKMVVFPLFFLAFAGCMWLIFSPGEKEREEPSAGFNTELPTPESEGILSDKRDAYVQEEMRRREREKMRSLQDFAFGMEDEEEEPVMPAAVPDKSSGPAGGSSGAFRTSRAAYADINRQLGSFYEDTAGETGEEREMQARIEELERRLEEQQAQKTAQEEQVALLEKSYEIAARYMNGGQAPEAPRQKASVSGKASVQPVRQVRRNIVSLLAAPLPDSVFAREFVKPRNWGFNTVGSDLREPERNSIRAAVQQTVTLTDGGEVTFRLLEPMMAGDLLIPSGTPVTGAARINGERLTVKVSAVQHGGAVVPVDLSVYDTNGNEGIPVPGSEELNAVKEIAANMGAGMGSSITITDDAGSQLLSDLGRSAIQGVSQYVSKKMRSVKVTLKAGYSVLLLPPLQ, encoded by the coding sequence ATGACGACGAACGAAAAACAGAATAAACAGCCGGAGGCGGGGAAAAAGGAACTCACGCCCCGGCAGATACAGATGCGGAAGAAGATGGTGGTCTTCCCGCTCTTTTTCCTGGCCTTTGCCGGGTGCATGTGGCTGATCTTCTCCCCCGGCGAAAAAGAACGGGAGGAGCCTTCGGCGGGTTTCAACACGGAGCTGCCGACCCCGGAATCGGAGGGTATCCTCTCGGACAAGCGTGATGCCTACGTGCAGGAGGAGATGCGGCGCAGGGAGCGGGAAAAGATGCGCTCCTTGCAGGATTTCGCGTTCGGGATGGAGGACGAGGAGGAAGAGCCCGTCATGCCCGCTGCCGTGCCGGATAAGTCTTCCGGCCCTGCCGGCGGTTCGTCGGGAGCTTTCCGGACTTCCCGTGCCGCCTATGCCGACATCAACCGCCAGTTAGGCAGTTTCTACGAGGACACCGCCGGTGAAACGGGGGAAGAGCGCGAGATGCAGGCCCGCATCGAGGAACTGGAACGCCGCCTGGAAGAACAGCAGGCGCAGAAAACGGCCCAGGAGGAGCAGGTGGCGCTGCTGGAGAAGTCCTACGAGATCGCCGCCCGCTACATGAACGGCGGTCAGGCCCCTGAAGCCCCGCGTCAGAAAGCCTCCGTTTCCGGCAAGGCTTCCGTGCAGCCCGTGCGCCAGGTGCGCCGTAACATCGTGTCGCTGCTCGCCGCCCCGCTGCCCGATTCGGTCTTCGCCCGTGAGTTCGTCAAGCCCCGGAACTGGGGTTTCAACACGGTGGGGAGCGACCTTCGCGAGCCCGAGCGCAACAGTATCCGTGCCGCCGTGCAGCAAACCGTGACGCTCACCGATGGCGGGGAGGTTACTTTCCGTCTGTTGGAACCGATGATGGCGGGAGATCTGCTCATCCCCTCGGGTACGCCCGTAACGGGGGCGGCGAGGATCAACGGCGAACGGCTGACGGTCAAGGTCAGCGCTGTCCAGCACGGCGGGGCGGTCGTTCCGGTCGATCTGTCGGTCTATGACACGAACGGCAACGAGGGTATTCCCGTGCCGGGGTCGGAAGAACTCAATGCCGTGAAGGAGATCGCCGCCAATATGGGCGCGGGCATGGGCAGCAGTATCACGATCACGGACGATGCCGGTTCGCAACTGCTCTCCGACCTGGGGCGCAGCGCCATCCAGGGCGTGTCGCAATACGTGAGCAAGAAGATGCGCTCGGTCAAGGTCACGCTCAAGGCCGGTTACAGCGTCCTGCTGCTCCCGCCCCTTCAATAA
- the traN gene encoding conjugative transposon protein TraN: MKKILLALAFIGCMFAAHAQEKPSTGDLYDGLTRPLTFNRVIPPYALEVTFSKTVHVIFPSAIRYVDLGSSDLLAAKADGTENVLRVKAALRDFSRESNLSVITEDGAYYSFNVKYADEPVKLSVEMADFLHDGEAVNRPNNALDIYLQELGCESPLLVKLIMQSIYKNDRREIKHIGCKRFGVQYLLKGIYVHNDLLYFHLQLKNSSNVPFNVDYLTFKITDKKVAKRTAIQEQVVWPVRAYNNVQVIGGKRTERMVFTLPKFTLADDKQLVVELHEQQGGRHQTFTVENADLVRARVINELKVK, encoded by the coding sequence ATGAAAAAGATTCTTCTGGCACTCGCTTTTATCGGGTGCATGTTCGCTGCCCACGCGCAGGAAAAGCCCTCCACGGGCGATTTGTACGACGGTCTTACCCGTCCGCTGACTTTCAACCGGGTTATCCCGCCCTACGCGCTGGAGGTGACGTTCAGCAAGACCGTGCATGTGATTTTCCCCTCGGCCATCCGTTACGTCGATCTGGGGTCTTCGGATCTTCTGGCGGCGAAAGCCGACGGCACGGAAAACGTGCTGCGTGTAAAGGCGGCCCTGCGTGATTTCTCGCGCGAGAGCAACCTTTCGGTCATTACCGAGGACGGGGCCTATTACAGCTTCAATGTCAAGTATGCCGACGAGCCGGTGAAACTGTCGGTCGAGATGGCGGACTTCCTGCATGACGGGGAGGCGGTAAACCGCCCCAATAACGCGCTGGACATCTATTTGCAGGAGTTGGGATGCGAATCTCCGCTGCTGGTCAAACTGATCATGCAGTCCATTTACAAGAATGACCGCCGCGAGATCAAGCATATCGGTTGCAAGCGTTTCGGGGTACAATACCTCCTCAAAGGTATCTACGTGCATAACGACCTGCTTTATTTCCACCTCCAACTGAAAAACTCCTCCAACGTGCCTTTCAACGTGGACTACCTGACGTTCAAGATTACGGACAAGAAGGTGGCCAAACGCACGGCCATCCAGGAGCAGGTCGTATGGCCCGTGCGTGCGTACAACAACGTGCAGGTCATCGGCGGCAAGCGTACCGAGCGCATGGTCTTCACGCTCCCGAAGTTCACGCTGGCCGACGACAAGCAGCTGGTCGTGGAACTGCACGAGCAGCAGGGCGGGCGACACCAGACTTTCACGGTGGAGAATGCCGACCTGGTGCGCGCACGTGTTATCAACGAGTTAAAGGTAAAGTGA
- a CDS encoding conjugal transfer protein TraO codes for MKRAIFILTLGLCLLLSDGAHAQRALPAMRGLEIRGGMTDGFYTRDSRSETGYWFGLAMSRYAKNADKWVFGAEFLNRYYPYKSERIPVAQFTAEGGYYYKFLADPSRTFFFYLGGSALAGYESVNRGERRLYDGSTLRHRDRFLYGGAVTLEVDAYLTDRIILSLTGRERILWGTTTGHFHAQFGLGVKFIIH; via the coding sequence ATGAAACGGGCGATATTCATTCTCACGCTGGGGTTATGCCTCCTCCTTTCGGACGGGGCGCACGCCCAGCGTGCCCTGCCCGCCATGCGCGGGCTGGAAATACGGGGAGGCATGACCGACGGCTTCTATACCCGGGACAGCCGCAGCGAAACGGGCTACTGGTTCGGGCTGGCCATGAGCCGCTACGCGAAGAATGCCGACAAGTGGGTGTTCGGCGCGGAGTTCCTGAACCGTTATTACCCCTACAAGTCGGAACGTATCCCTGTGGCGCAGTTCACGGCCGAGGGCGGTTACTATTACAAGTTCCTCGCCGACCCGTCCAGGACTTTTTTCTTCTACCTCGGCGGCTCGGCGCTGGCCGGTTACGAGAGTGTGAACCGGGGCGAGAGGCGGCTCTATGACGGCTCTACGCTCCGCCACCGCGACCGTTTCCTCTATGGCGGGGCCGTCACGCTGGAGGTCGATGCGTATCTGACCGACAGGATTATCCTCTCGCTGACGGGGCGTGAGCGTATCCTATGGGGCACTACAACGGGACATTTCCACGCGCAGTTCGGCCTGGGCGTGAAATTCATAATCCATTAA
- a CDS encoding DUF3872 domain-containing protein translates to MKKMKKILALAVWIAALGLLCASCDNGLDIQQAYTFSLETMPVQKRISVGETAEIRCTLVREGRYDGARYTIRYFQPDGRGELRMDDGTVFLPNDRYPLDREVFRLYYTSRSDDQQTIDVYVEDNTGQVVKTSFTFQSENGTEETER, encoded by the coding sequence ATGAAAAAGATGAAAAAGATATTGGCCCTGGCGGTCTGGATCGCCGCCCTGGGTCTTTTATGCGCATCCTGCGACAACGGGCTGGATATACAGCAGGCGTACACGTTCTCTCTGGAAACGATGCCCGTTCAGAAGCGAATCTCCGTTGGTGAAACCGCTGAAATCCGCTGCACGCTCGTGCGGGAGGGGAGATATGACGGCGCGCGTTACACGATCCGCTATTTCCAGCCCGACGGGCGCGGTGAATTGAGGATGGACGACGGTACGGTGTTCCTGCCCAACGACCGCTATCCGCTCGACCGTGAGGTGTTCCGCCTCTATTACACATCGCGCAGCGATGACCAGCAGACCATCGACGTCTATGTCGAGGACAACACGGGTCAGGTCGTGAAGACCTCCTTCACGTTCCAGAGCGAGAACGGGACGGAGGAAACGGAACGATAA
- a CDS encoding DUF4116 domain-containing protein, translating into MTEQERIDIAYLDTGVYENPWRENLFETLPEDRKTAEVCRFAIKKSAFNIEFVPEAMKTPELCLAAAGHRGETLKFVPDRLKTPKMCRAAVDSNSYALYYVPEGLKTPELCMAAVKRNGLVLEAVPGELRTPQICRAALKAVDSADYKILPYIPYPDICLEGLKKFGMSFVDKFEIFASIAPEVMTGELALHGVGMDASCLSLVPVELRTEAVCLRAVSGDGILLHEVPEELRTERVCEAAVSSNYLALEYVPKHLKTDRLCGMALERDPLAIRFFNPEQLTPEVCNRALARTDDLRVLRYIPFEEIHLKVLGFYCTNYDKTFDFLENMNPWFLTPRVAREIFALEPELFYNLPDHAKNEEMCRRAVGHDGSYLQYVPEKWKTPELCMEAIRRSPYAIAHLPESMKSPDLYMSLVRENPQNLKGVPREARTPEMSREAFERTYGKDKTDFSVISALSDPALVLQVFREQDDPQQIHRLMSVLHLNRRLVTEEVALEAVRKDAGVLYDIPQTAITPLVADTAVRGDPRMIQWVPRELRTADLCLYAEAAHPELRVYVPDEIAKGRNIYSFHRQVDAKLRQPLEYEQYKTLYSGGAVRVNNVWTSVAGEIDCCEVRYDRKTEKLKLRIVEPPREKKAQPKVAPRKPARGPKL; encoded by the coding sequence ATGACAGAGCAAGAGAGAATAGATATAGCCTATCTCGACACGGGGGTGTACGAGAACCCGTGGCGTGAGAACCTTTTCGAGACGCTGCCCGAGGATCGGAAAACGGCGGAGGTCTGCCGTTTCGCCATCAAGAAATCGGCTTTCAACATCGAGTTCGTTCCCGAAGCGATGAAAACGCCGGAACTTTGTCTTGCCGCGGCCGGCCACCGGGGCGAAACACTGAAATTCGTCCCTGACCGTCTGAAGACACCGAAAATGTGCCGTGCCGCCGTCGATAGCAACAGCTACGCGCTGTATTACGTTCCGGAGGGGCTGAAGACCCCCGAACTGTGCATGGCGGCCGTGAAGCGCAACGGCCTGGTGCTGGAGGCCGTTCCCGGGGAATTGAGGACGCCGCAAATATGCCGTGCGGCGTTGAAAGCGGTGGACAGTGCCGATTACAAGATACTCCCTTACATTCCGTATCCCGATATATGCCTGGAAGGGCTGAAAAAATTCGGGATGTCGTTCGTGGACAAGTTCGAGATTTTCGCCTCCATTGCCCCGGAGGTCATGACCGGGGAACTGGCCCTTCACGGCGTGGGGATGGACGCGTCCTGCCTTTCGCTCGTGCCGGTGGAACTGCGCACGGAGGCAGTCTGCCTCCGTGCCGTCAGCGGGGACGGCATCCTGCTCCATGAAGTGCCGGAGGAGTTACGCACGGAACGGGTCTGCGAGGCCGCCGTGTCCTCGAACTACCTGGCGCTGGAGTACGTTCCGAAGCATCTGAAAACCGACCGTCTGTGCGGGATGGCGCTGGAGCGCGATCCCCTGGCCATCCGCTTTTTCAACCCCGAACAGCTCACGCCGGAGGTCTGCAACCGGGCGTTGGCCCGTACCGACGACCTGCGTGTCCTCCGCTATATCCCCTTCGAGGAGATACACCTGAAAGTGTTGGGGTTCTATTGCACGAATTACGATAAGACCTTCGATTTTTTGGAGAACATGAACCCCTGGTTCCTCACGCCGAGGGTGGCCCGGGAAATTTTCGCCCTGGAGCCGGAGCTGTTCTACAACCTTCCCGACCACGCCAAGAACGAGGAGATGTGCCGCCGGGCCGTCGGGCACGACGGGAGCTACCTGCAATATGTCCCCGAGAAGTGGAAAACGCCGGAGTTGTGCATGGAGGCCATACGGCGCAGTCCCTATGCCATCGCCCACCTGCCCGAGAGCATGAAAAGCCCGGATCTATACATGAGCCTGGTGCGGGAGAACCCGCAAAACCTGAAAGGCGTCCCCCGCGAAGCCCGGACGCCGGAGATGAGCCGGGAGGCTTTCGAGCGTACCTACGGGAAGGACAAAACCGATTTCTCGGTTATCAGCGCGTTGAGCGACCCCGCCCTGGTCTTGCAGGTGTTCCGCGAGCAGGACGACCCGCAGCAGATACACCGGTTGATGAGTGTCCTGCACCTGAACCGCCGGCTTGTAACGGAGGAGGTGGCGTTGGAGGCCGTTCGCAAGGATGCGGGGGTGCTGTACGACATTCCCCAGACGGCCATCACGCCGCTCGTGGCCGATACGGCCGTGCGGGGCGACCCGAGGATGATCCAGTGGGTTCCGAGGGAGCTTCGCACGGCGGATCTGTGCCTCTATGCCGAGGCCGCCCATCCCGAGTTGCGGGTTTACGTTCCCGACGAGATAGCAAAGGGACGTAATATCTACTCGTTCCACCGTCAGGTGGACGCGAAATTGCGGCAGCCGCTCGAATACGAACAATACAAGACCCTCTACTCGGGCGGCGCGGTGCGTGTGAACAACGTGTGGACGTCGGTTGCGGGTGAGATTGACTGCTGCGAGGTGCGTTACGACCGTAAGACGGAGAAACTCAAACTGCGGATCGTCGAACCGCCCAGGGAGAAGAAGGCGCAGCCGAAGGTCGCGCCCCGCAAACCCGCCCGGGGGCCGAAATTGTAG
- a CDS encoding DUF6956 domain-containing protein, with amino-acid sequence MKTNEVNKEISYETLLVTFGEGIGRLDTMFDDPQVWGVATLKQWIDGYKTTRFTEIDDRTAVITSEYNMDSVKEWLQKNTPIINLEKR; translated from the coding sequence ATGAAAACGAATGAAGTAAACAAGGAAATCTCCTATGAAACGCTGCTCGTAACCTTCGGCGAGGGTATCGGGCGGCTCGACACCATGTTCGACGACCCGCAGGTGTGGGGCGTTGCCACGCTGAAGCAGTGGATCGACGGGTATAAAACTACGCGCTTCACCGAAATCGACGACCGAACGGCGGTTATCACATCCGAATACAACATGGACAGCGTGAAGGAATGGCTGCAAAAGAACACACCGATTATCAACCTGGAAAAACGATAA
- a CDS encoding PcfJ domain-containing protein, whose protein sequence is MKPRTKFQQNVVAASKHLPPLTPAQIEWGYKNCIEHIGRRTPKGLITCTECGHTWQSENGELTDNLLGCECPHCHTTLKVETTLRRKFNDYEYLCIVTRCKGFQVLRFVYIECWAKVGQTPVYTHIEAVQRWIAPDGRSATFARLRPMGFFVHGWSWSSALELRAENDGKYNITPTRIYPRQRLIPELRRSGYGKQLPDVTPFDLIHLLLSENKAETLLKAGQTALVRFFARSSRNIADYWPAIRIAIRNGYAIGKPTEWCDYIDLLRFFGKDLHNAHFVCPADLPAAHDLYMAKKRRHMQMERRQEERRKALEQEASFVKAKGRFFGVEFSDGEIRIKVLDSVEAIRQEGEAMHHCVFTNEYYLKADSLILSATIDGKRIETIEVSLKRMEVVQSRGVCNKNTPYHGQILKLMKGNMSLIRKRMTA, encoded by the coding sequence ATGAAACCGAGAACAAAATTCCAACAGAACGTCGTGGCGGCAAGCAAACACCTGCCGCCGCTTACCCCCGCACAAATCGAATGGGGGTACAAGAACTGCATCGAGCATATCGGACGCCGCACGCCGAAAGGACTTATCACCTGCACCGAGTGCGGCCACACGTGGCAGAGCGAAAACGGAGAACTCACGGACAATCTGTTAGGGTGCGAGTGTCCGCACTGCCACACCACGCTGAAAGTGGAAACCACCCTGCGCCGCAAGTTCAACGATTACGAGTATTTGTGCATCGTAACCCGCTGCAAGGGTTTTCAAGTCCTGCGCTTCGTCTATATCGAGTGTTGGGCGAAAGTGGGACAGACGCCCGTTTACACCCATATCGAAGCCGTACAGCGGTGGATTGCCCCCGACGGACGCTCCGCAACCTTCGCACGGCTGCGCCCGATGGGCTTCTTCGTTCACGGGTGGAGTTGGTCGAGCGCATTGGAACTGCGGGCGGAGAACGACGGGAAATACAACATCACGCCCACACGCATCTATCCCCGGCAACGGCTTATCCCCGAACTGCGCCGAAGCGGTTACGGCAAACAACTCCCCGATGTAACCCCTTTCGACCTTATCCACCTGCTGCTCTCGGAGAACAAGGCCGAAACGCTGCTTAAAGCGGGACAAACGGCACTCGTGCGATTTTTCGCCCGTTCCTCCCGCAATATCGCAGACTATTGGCCGGCCATCCGTATCGCCATCCGTAACGGGTACGCTATCGGGAAACCGACGGAATGGTGCGACTACATCGACCTGCTGCGATTTTTCGGGAAAGACCTGCATAACGCCCATTTCGTGTGTCCCGCAGACCTGCCCGCAGCGCATGACCTCTACATGGCTAAAAAACGGCGGCACATGCAAATGGAACGGCGGCAGGAGGAACGGCGCAAGGCGTTGGAACAGGAAGCCTCGTTTGTCAAAGCCAAAGGACGGTTTTTCGGAGTGGAGTTTTCCGACGGGGAAATCCGCATCAAGGTATTGGACAGCGTTGAAGCCATACGGCAGGAGGGCGAGGCCATGCACCACTGCGTGTTTACCAACGAATACTATCTGAAAGCCGACTCGCTCATACTCTCGGCCACAATCGACGGCAAACGTATCGAAACGATAGAGGTGTCCCTAAAACGCATGGAGGTCGTGCAGAGCCGTGGCGTGTGTAACAAGAATACCCCATACCACGGGCAAATACTGAAACTGATGAAGGGGAACATGTCCCTTATACGGAAACGAATGACAGCATAA
- a CDS encoding PcfK-like family protein: MAQGTDYFKLTIQNYLDARAREDELFAPRYANPKKNIDDCCTFIINQVRQSGCNGFADEEIYSMALHYYDEEDIDIGKPVSCKVVVNHTVELTEEEKAEARRNAIRKAESEAYAKLAKAKSKPKKIEDNKLMPSLF, from the coding sequence ATGGCACAAGGAACAGATTATTTCAAACTGACGATACAGAACTATCTCGACGCACGGGCACGGGAGGACGAACTTTTCGCACCCCGATACGCCAACCCGAAAAAGAACATTGACGATTGCTGCACTTTCATCATCAACCAAGTACGGCAGAGCGGTTGCAACGGGTTTGCCGACGAGGAAATATACTCTATGGCACTCCACTATTACGACGAGGAGGACATCGACATCGGCAAACCCGTCAGTTGCAAGGTAGTGGTCAATCACACCGTCGAACTGACCGAGGAGGAAAAAGCCGAGGCACGGCGGAACGCCATACGGAAGGCCGAGAGCGAAGCCTACGCCAAGTTGGCGAAAGCCAAGTCCAAACCCAAGAAAATCGAAGATAACAAACTAATGCCCAGTCTATTTTAG
- a CDS encoding helix-turn-helix domain-containing protein: protein MEIISMDVKAFDALAGHVEAIERKAEALCRRQEDVSLKKWLDNQDVCDVLGISKRTLQTYREKGLLPFSRIRHKIFYKPEDVGKLLQSSHYPNTAAL, encoded by the coding sequence ATGGAAATAATAAGTATGGACGTGAAGGCTTTCGACGCGCTGGCAGGGCACGTGGAAGCCATTGAAAGAAAAGCCGAGGCGTTATGCCGCAGGCAAGAGGACGTGAGTTTGAAAAAATGGCTGGACAACCAGGATGTCTGTGACGTGCTGGGTATATCGAAACGTACCCTGCAAACCTACCGGGAGAAAGGGTTGCTGCCTTTCAGCCGCATCCGTCACAAAATCTTCTACAAACCGGAAGATGTCGGGAAACTGCTGCAATCGTCGCACTATCCTAATACCGCCGCGTTATGA